A portion of the Candidatus Paceibacterota bacterium genome contains these proteins:
- a CDS encoding CoA ester lyase: MIHSRRSVLAVPGNSEKMIGKALDFQVDQIFLDLEDAVAPDSKLAARTLVSSTLNQHFAKARQFASKIVSVRINGLGTPWIDEDLALLAAGAARGVDTLIFPKASDSHDLIWLDSELAKIEMACGLTQGVIKVDVQIESAKGVINAEAIAVSPRVVSLAFGPADYMADLGMPSQIVESRPEGYDLADVFHYPMMKILIAARAAGIAAIDGPTLEVHDLDKFRTSARRAWALGFDGKWVLHPSQIKLCHEVFTPSQEQFDSAMSLLEAYEYYTSSQGGARGAVIYNGAMIDEASRKMALTIAARGGSAGRIRGDEAGEAFRKGLAPFTHQNRLF, from the coding sequence ATGATTCATTCAAGACGCTCCGTTCTGGCGGTTCCAGGAAACAGCGAAAAAATGATTGGAAAGGCGCTGGATTTCCAGGTCGACCAAATCTTCTTGGATCTTGAAGATGCAGTTGCTCCAGATTCAAAATTGGCTGCGCGCACATTAGTTTCATCAACTCTCAACCAACATTTCGCGAAAGCAAGACAGTTCGCGTCCAAAATAGTAAGCGTCCGAATCAATGGTTTAGGTACTCCATGGATTGACGAGGACTTGGCTCTATTAGCGGCTGGCGCAGCAAGAGGAGTCGATACTCTCATTTTCCCGAAAGCATCTGACAGTCATGATTTAATTTGGCTTGATAGCGAGCTCGCGAAGATTGAGATGGCCTGCGGATTAACTCAGGGTGTAATTAAAGTGGATGTTCAAATTGAAAGCGCCAAAGGAGTCATTAATGCGGAAGCAATTGCAGTCTCTCCGCGTGTTGTCTCTTTAGCGTTCGGTCCTGCCGACTATATGGCTGATCTTGGAATGCCTTCCCAAATAGTTGAGAGCCGACCGGAAGGTTATGACCTGGCGGATGTGTTTCATTATCCAATGATGAAAATATTGATCGCTGCGCGCGCTGCCGGTATCGCTGCGATTGATGGTCCGACACTTGAGGTACATGATCTAGATAAGTTTAGAACGAGTGCAAGGCGTGCCTGGGCTCTTGGATTTGATGGAAAATGGGTTTTACACCCTTCCCAAATCAAACTCTGCCACGAGGTCTTTACGCCCTCTCAGGAGCAATTCGATTCTGCAATGTCTCTTCTTGAGGCCTATGAGTACTACACCTCGAGCCAAGGTGGTGCAAGAGGAGCAGTGATTTACAATGGTGCAATGATCGATGAGGCCTCAAGAAAGATGGCCTTAACCATTGCCGCCCGGGGAGGATCCGCGGGGAGGATCCGCGGGGATGAAGCAGGGGAAGCATTTCGTAAAGGGTTAGCCCCTTTTACTCATCAGAACAGACTTTTTTAG